A window from Theobroma cacao cultivar B97-61/B2 chromosome 3, Criollo_cocoa_genome_V2, whole genome shotgun sequence encodes these proteins:
- the LOC18603915 gene encoding dof zinc finger protein DOF5.6, whose translation MGLTSLQVCMDSSDWLQGTIHEESGMDSSSPSGDMLACSRPLIERRLRPPHDQALKCPRCDSTHTKFCYYNNYSLSQPRYFCKTCRRYWTKGGTLRNIPVGGGCRKNKKVASKKSNDQSANSNNPGSSSHNPTDLHLSFPEMNLSHLNNMLGTHGANNNFMESKYNSLLENPRPIDFMESKLEAIVGSSRNYDFMGNGELGMVGGLGDMGHGLAPNLHGLCSPYGMSLDGNGGTFLDTCQRIMLPYDANADQHAVDVKPNTKLLSLDWQDQGCSDAGKDTYGYLNNLGSWSGMMNNYGPSTTNPLV comes from the coding sequence GGCACGATTCACGAGGAGTCTGGAATGGATTCTTCATCCCCATCTGGTGATATGCTCGCATGTTCGAGGCCCTTGATAGAAAGGAGGCTGAGGCCCCCGCATGACCAAGCTCTCAAGTGCCCCAGGTGTGACTCCACGCACACCAAGTTTTGCTACTACAACAATTACAGCCTCTCCCAGCCCAGGTACTTTTGCAAGACTTGTAGGAGGTACTGGACCAAGGGAGGGACGCTAAGGAACATTCCTGTTGGTGGAGGCTgtagaaagaacaagaaagtTGCTTCTAAGaaatcaaatgatcaatcagCAAACAGCAACAACCCTGGATCATCTTCTCATAATCCCACTGATCTTCACCTTTCATTTCCTGAAATGAACCTTTCTCACCTTAATAACATGCTTGGTACTCATGGTGCTAATAATAACTTCATGGAGAGCAAGTACAATTCTCTGCTTGAAAATCCAAGGCCGATTGATTTCATGGAGAGCAAGCTAGAAGCCATTGTTGGGAGCTCTAGGAACTATGATTTTATGGGGAATGGTGAGTTGGGTATGGTTGGGGGACTCGGCGATATGGGCCATGGGTTGGCACCAAATCTTCATGGCCTCTGCTCTCCATACGGGATGTCCCTTGATGGCAACGGTGGCACTTTCCTGGACACCTGCCAGAGGATAATGCTTCCTTATGATGCAAATGCAGATCAACATGCAGTCGATGTGAAGCCAAACACCAAACTCTTGTCCCTTGACTGGCAAGATCAAGGATGTTCTGACGCTGGGAAAGACACTTATGGATACTTGAACAACTTGGGATCATGGTCTGGAATGATGAATAACTATGGACCCTCCACGACAAATCCATTGGTCTGA
- the LOC18603916 gene encoding 50S ribosomal protein L7/L12, producing the protein MQIMKLFGLVKVIHVRPSVREVTGPLQSRTFQHDFVPRDPNAKPKRFKYPQFYDPYGPRPLPSDKIVQLAERIASLLPEERRQIGPTLSERLRHPKLQPIETEGMDLGSQGGGAAEATKVEEKKEKTAFDVKLEKFDAAAKIKVIKEVRAFTNLGLKEAKDLVEKVPVLLKQGITKEEANDIIEKIKSAGGVAVME; encoded by the coding sequence ATGCAAATCATGAAGCTATTTGGACTTGTAAAAGTGATTCATGTCCGTCCCTCTGTTCGTGAAGTAACTGGACCTTTGCAGTCTCGTACCTTCCAGCATGATTTTGTTCCAAGAGATCCCAATGCTAAGCCTAAAAGGTTCAAATATCCACAATTCTATGATCCATATGGCCCAAGACCTCTGCCCTCTGATAAGATTGTTCAACTGGCAGAGCGCATTGCTTCCCTACTACCTGAAGAACGCAGACAAATTGGTCCTACTCTGTCCGAGAGGCTAAGGCACCCAAAATTGCAGCCGATTGAGACTGAAGGGATGGACTTGGGTTCACAAGGTGGAGGAGCTGCAGAAGCTACAAAGGTtgaggagaagaaagagaaaacagCATTTGATGTTAAGTTGGAGAAGTTTGATGCTGCTGCAAAAATCAAAGTTATTAAAGAAGTGAGAGCTTTTACTAATTTGGGTTTGAAAGAGGCCAAGGACCTTGTTGAAAAGGTACCTGTTTTGCTCAAACAAGGCATCACCAAGGAGGAAGCAAATGACATAATTGAGAAGATAAAGTCAGCTGGAGGAGTTGCTGTCATGGAGTGa